From a region of the Babesia bovis T2Bo chromosome 1, whole genome shotgun sequence genome:
- a CDS encoding Poly(A) polymerase central domain family protein: METAGTNDGFTRYGITDPVSTDGPSESDREDTAELMKFLVAQNLFETEDGKRKRERVLESLNRVLQQFVRKNAIKQLGIPDDEASKISAKLLTFGSYRLGIVAPNSDIDCLCLCPQSVTRESFFTDFYNALKLLPNITKLHAVPDAYTPVIKLIYDGIDIDLLFANLPAQTVPEEIDVLDDAILRNMNEATARSINGCRVAALILASVPNKDNFRTTLRYVKLWANRRGLYTTVMAYMGGVAWAILTARVCQLYPNFLPNQLIQKFFRVYAQWNWKCPVMLCKIKEVPNIPGYMSFKVWDPRNNPTDRQHLMPVITPAFPSMNSTHNITLTTKRILTDEFKRANDLLKVNAKGAQMKNIWERVLEKEDMFASHKHFLVIEVLATTEHVHGKWEGWIGSRMRFLIKKIETVPNILVRPWPEFFKYEHKEWDYASCVFFGFKCKEPDNKTNSAEPANKTFDMRMSIKGFKEIINSWTEMEAYKDQIAVNIRYLKNSQLPHFVNPRRKRTIEETE, encoded by the exons ATGGAAACGGCGGGTACAAACGATGGGTTCACAAGATACGGAATCACCGATCCCGTGAGCACGGATGGGCCTTCAGAAAGCGATAGAGAGGATACTGCGGAATTGATGAAGTTCCTCGTAGCACAGAACCTCTTTGAAACTGAAGATGGTAAACGCAAAAGAGAGCGGGTTCTGGAATCACTTAACCGTGTACTCCAACAGTTTGTTCGCAAAAATGCAATCAAGCAATTGGGGATACCGGATGATGAAGCGTCAAAAATATCAGCAAAACTACTAACATTCGGGTCGTATAGACTAGGTATTGTGGCACCCAATAGCGATATAGACTGCTTATGTCTGTGCCCACAATCGGTTACCCGAGAGTCTTTTTTCACTGACTTCTACAACGCGTTGAAGCTGCTGCCGAATATAACGAAACTGCATGCAGTGCCAGATGCCTATACACCCGTTATCAAACTGATATACGACGGAATCGACATTGATCTCTTGTTCGCAAACCTGCCGGCACAAACAGTACCCGAGGAAATAGACGTCCTGGACGATGCCATACTAAGGAACATGAATGAAGCAACTGCGCGTAGCATCAATGGCTGCCGTGTAGCAGCGTTAATATTAGCATCAGTACCAAACAAGGATAATTTCAGGACTACACTGAGATACGTCAAGCTATGGGCTAACCGACGTGGGCTATACACAACAGTGATGGCATACATGGGCGGTGTTGCCTGGGCAATACTCACCGCCAGGGTATGCCAGCTGTACCCAAATTTCCTACCAAACCAACTGATACAAAAGTTCTTCAGGGTATACGCGCAATGGAATTGGAAGTGCCCAGTGATGTTGTGCAAGATAAAGGAGGTACCTAACATCCCGGGGTACATGAGCTTCAAAGTGTGGGATCCGAGGAATAATCCAACA GATAGACAACACCTGATGCCAGTCATCACACCGGCATTCCCATCAATGAACTCAACCCATAATATCACACTAACAACAAAACGTATACTCACTGATGAGTTCAAACGTGCTAATGATTTACTTAAGGTCAATGCCAAAGGTGCCCAAATGAAGAACATCTGGGAACGAGTCCTTGAAAAGGAAGATATGTTCGCATCGCACAAGCATTTCCTGGTCATAGAGGTGCTTGCAACAACTGAACAT GTACATGGCAAGTGGGAAGGGTGGATTGGAAGCAGGATGCGCTTCCTAATCAAAAAGATAGAAACGGTCCCCAATATCCTGGTGAGGCCGTGGCCAGAATTCTTCAAGTATGAA cATAAGGAATGGGATTATGCTTCATGCGTTTTCTTCGGATTCAAATGCAAGGAACCGGACAACAAAACCAATAGCGCAGAACCCGCAAATAAAACATTCGATATGCGGATGTCAATCAAAGGGTTCAAAGAAATCATTAACAGTTGGACTGAAATGGAAGCGTATAAAGACCAAATCGCAGTTAACATTCGATACCTGAAGAATTCACAATTACCGCATTTCGTTAACCCAAGACGCAAGAGGACTATAGAAGAAACGGAATGA
- a CDS encoding Origin recognition complex subunit 2 family protein, with product MTWEDIEIKLPPEVIASLELDSHNRVIDYPNITVKPFTGSERIRPHDPRPIMDDETLHKGMIKHLPWLFEQFNHGVVKLHQKYASPRVKIKSPLNYMLGVRTEFLGSEESKNVDMSMLFEGGDPALTALWSEILKSDVVEDPCNTPDRSSGVAKDDFELSNLLTSVDRHVGVEFSDEDDGWSGDEGSDIELEESTPKGRKRLKRKSGQSSSRDASVLPTQSGSCQQATDEGATCDPSEGGPPGPVTSILDDYYAPSASHKLDISSIEERMFARAEEGLLHRSDAEAELDDILLSILEKGDTVGFSKLVASIPFERVELSQEIYHDMFSWKSWLINGIHICFIGMGSKRQLIRSFVEFALKDGTCLTIDGYKVQGTNCDGLWQYVERELFNRKESKSVADSKQTVLSSIAELDMPFYLVIYGIDLLVVHNTLKFLRPLLKISNVRVIGTMDHLRSGVVVPSLEQLLSNLRLVEVDTNVDYRSELLSLWEKHPPCYILREDQHKSASEMHAVISALNVNHRKLFSLIAEMQLAACSNGERFDGIEKYSLLRERRAITICNSESKLDALLTEFITHNLIQQSRGPGGKLYLMIPFPPEELQQFLQL from the exons ATGACTTGGGAAGACATTGAGATAAAGCTTCCTCCGGAAGTGATTGCTTCGTTGGAGCTTGACAGTCACAATCGTGTGATTGACTATCCTAATATAACAGTGAAGCCTTTCACAGGTTCAGAACGCATACGTCCTCATGATCCGCGTCCTATaatggatgatgaaacCCTTCACAAGGGTATGATAAAGCATCTTCCATGGTTATTCGAGCAGTTTAACCATGGAGTCGTTAAATTGCATCAGAAGTATGCATCCCCTCGTGTAAAGATCAAATCGCCGTTAAACTACATGTTAGGTGTACGTACCGAGTTTTTAGGGTCTGAGGAGAGCAAGAATGTGGACATGTCTATGTTGTTTGAGGGCGGCGACCCTGCGCTGACTGCTTTGTGGTCTGAGATACTTAAAAGTGACGTTGTGGAGGACCCTTGCAATACCCCGGATAGATCATCCGGTGTGGCTAAGGACGATTTTGAGCTCTCTAACCTGTTAACTAGTGTTGATCGTCATGTTGGTGTGGAGTTTTCcgatgaagatgatggaTGGTCTGGTGACGAGGGCTCTGACATCGAACTGGAGGAATCTACTCCTAAAGGGCGCAAGCGGTTGAAAAGAAAGTCGGGACAATCCTCTTCACGGGATGCTTCCGTGTTACCTACACAAAGCGGGTCTTGCCAACAAGCCACTGACGAGGGTGCTACATGTGATCCTAG TGAAGGTGGTCCCCCAGGACCAGTGACTAGCATCTTGGATGATTATTACGCTCCCAGCGCTTCGCATAAGCTggatatatccagcatTGAGGAGCGGATGTTCGCTAGAGCAGAAGAGGGTCTCCTCCATCGTTCCGATGCGGAAGCTGAGTTGGATGATATCCTATTATCCATTCTTGAGAAGGGCGACACAGTTGGTTTTTCAAAGTTGGTTGCCAGTATACCGTTTGAGCGTGTTGAG TTATCGCAGGAGATATACCACGACATGTTTAGTTGGAAGAGTTGGCTCATTAACGGTATACACATATGTTTCATTGGTATGGGTTCCAAGAGGCAGTTAATCCGTTCATTTGTCGAGTTTGCTCTAAA GGACGGCACTTGTTTGACTATTGACGGGTATAAGGTCCAGGGTACCAATTGCGATGGCCTTTGGCAGTACGTTGAGCGCGAGCTGTTCAACAGGAAGGAGAGCAAGTCAGTTGCTGACTCCAAGCAG ACGGTATTATCCAGTATAGCGGAACTTGATATGCCATTTTATCTTGTCATCTATGGTATAGACCTTCTTGTGGTCCACAACACTCTGAAATTCCTGCGACCGCTTCTGAAGATTAGCAAT GTCCGTGTCATAGGTACTATGGACCATTTAAGGTCTGGTGTGGTTGTACCATCTTTGGAACAACTTTTATCTAACCTACGTCTAGTGGAGGTCGACACTAATGTTGACTACAG GAGCGAGTTATTATCACTTTGGGAGAAGCACCCGCCGTGTTATATACTACGTGAAGACCAGCATAAAAGTGCAAGTGAGATGCATGCCGTCATTAGTGCCCTTAATGTGAACCATCGCAAGTTATTTAGTCTGATTGCCGAGATGCAGCTGGCTGCATGTAGCAATGGCGAGCGTTTTGACGGCATTGAGAAGTACAGCTTGCTGCGTGAGCGCCGTGCCATAACTATATGCAACAGTGAGAGCAAGTTGGATGCGTTGCTAACTGAGTTCATTACCCACAAT TTGATCCAGCAATCTCGTGGACCTGGTGGTAAATTGTACCTTATGATACCGTTTCCTCC GGAGGAGCTGCAGCAATTTCTCCAGCTATGA
- a CDS encoding DnaJ domain containing protein: protein MKFHASVLLLASTTFIGTNAWNIFGDEPQVDPFADKKCPYAVLGVNKTASAKEIRRTFLQLSKKYHPDVSKEEGAADKYKEINEAYEILNNADRRRAYDEGGFPALMRLAQGGGEDEGYDINDIFSNFFGFGGARQREEAMRAEPLVYPISLPMDILYHGREVGIKVQVTRLCKNYDDCEIRRPDCQGHEIRIVTRQHAPGMFLQQQIRDPTCVGRNKGWKPNCRACPEGPTYMEDLNLDITIEPGAKHGQQIIIEGRGQERPGLHRGHIIFTIEQKPHHIYRREGNDLYRTLDITLKEALLGFSKTIDLFGESIQVAQSGVTPHNDVIKIDQKGMPINDNGAFGDMYISINVIFPKALSDGQIALLEQAL, encoded by the exons ATGAAGTTTCATGCATCAGTGCTACTACTGGCATCCACAACATTCATCGGCACCAATGCGTGGAACATATTTGGTGACGAGCCACAAGTAGACCCATTCGCAGACAAAAAATGCCCTTACGCAGTACTAGGAGTCAACAAAACTGCAAGTGCAAAGGAAATTAGAAGGACCTTCCTACAACTTAGCAAAAAGTATCACCCAGACGTGAGCAAAGAGGAGGGTGCTGCTGATAAATACAAGGAAATCAACGAGGCATATGAAATATTAAACAATGCAGACAGACGACGCGCATACGATGAAGGTGGATTCCCAGCACTCATGCGCTTAGCACAGGGTGGAGGTGAAGATGAGGGATACGATATCAACGATATCTTCTCCAACTTCTTCGGATTCGGAGGTGCAAGACAACGCGAGGAGGCAATGAGAGCAGAGCCACTGGTATACCCAATATCACTGCCAATGGATATATTATACCACGGTCGTGAAGTTGGGATCAAGGTGCAAGTTACACGCCTTTGCAAAAACTATGACGATTGCGAGATTAGAAGACCCGATTGCCAGGGGCATGAAATAAGAATAGTAACCAGACAACACGCCCCGGGGATGTTCCTGCAGCAACAAATCAGAGATCCTACCTGCGTCGGCAGGAACAAGGGATGGAAGCCAAACTGTCGG GCATGCCCAGAAGGACCAACGTACATGGAAGACCTAAACCTGGATATTACCATAGAACCAGGTGCCAAGCATGGACAACAGATTATAATAGAAGGCCGTGGACAAGAGCGACCAGGACTGCATCGCGGACATATCATCTTCACAATCGAACAGAAGCCACATCACATATACAGGAGAGAGGGAAATGACCTATATAGGACCCTGGACATCACCCTCAAAGAAGCTTTGCTAGGGTTCAGCAAAACGATCGACCTATTCGGGGAAAGCATACAAGTGGCCCAAAGTGGTGTCACACCTCATAATGACGTCATCAAAATAGACCAAAAAGGTATGCCAATCAACGATAACGGCGCTTTTGGAGATATGTACATCTCCATAAACGTTATATTCCCCAAAGCGCTCTCTGACGGGCAAATCGCGCTACTGGAACAGGCTCTCTGA
- a CDS encoding RAP domain family protein — MLSVRAAVAPLCNGGVTKKAVARAFVKADSFVTKYRHRVYSTSLNEDNKQPLSHSSSTVLMEPTTLCKEAKQASKGGKNVWKTLTKRAIQIKDLLSIKHMAIIIHSCANAPQAKQQLPELIKGLEANIKYHLENSGTDHNIDLYHVYSILHGVNAAEYRNADLDILLKRTAIRGFKAVYNNANGALHRPFAFEDVVGIIHGLIQTNLDLDKTEIILMHDLFLQLYNHNVDTKAAITPRAFAIGVNSLERLGCHSHKLGTAAAEYIQKNVALMDNMKDVAMIYCALVKLHSVLQCSTGATEYDSSIQCPAVVGTDGLIAAYDLMHITAVVMQHLIANQGMFASYAIDAQSLANIAAHAGYYAELDSKLMMQYKSFVSMAVSRVMQRDRVDASSLVNLMRAAIKIQHWDDALLMVTAKGAKGIGMISNPIDFARFLYNINALESAIKTKSMTQLMQSTAVTNMLYFKDRLERPPVTVKPKAKRIRSLKELIKAECKSEDTEEKIYLYNDLDKHFRGIEGFKIAAKMLLAVGNFSGHKVAYDIAQYIVKMMHKCGIEACDLDTIGAAATGLYRFRIKDTELLQKMALNVLTQLSKQPSPNTVVQILVAYAKLGCPVNRDINRTLIISPGVKRPTKSRIWQQEQRIYEDMFRKAVIYITTRGNMEHMNTQAAVNCMFALTLAGIGHKMPSYLYHLVLHIRKKYRKNESCPEMNKQLKIATLVLKIRSRRNRLLHREIQKLSKLLDKTSNPQTSSTVALSGLHRAVWKYLGNNANIKCEVPCNQSIYHSDIVIKNSATKTHIEVDGPTHFMHATHDMTPISKLKYAILKLQGKRVIHAPYYSWETAMKLTKINLCNKNRHCETTAFNDV; from the exons ATGCTATCTGTACGAGCTGCGGTAGCGCCACTCTGCAATGGCGGTGTTACCAAAAAAGCGGTCGCAAGGGCCTTTGTTAAGGCAGATTCCTTTGTTACAAAGTATAGACATAGagtatatagcactagtTTAAATGAAGACAACAAGCAGCCACTATCGCATAGTAGCAGCACCGTGCTCATGGAACCAACCACACTGTGCAAGGAAGCAAAACAAGCAAGTAAGGGAGGCAAG AATGTATGGAAGACACTGACCAAACGAGCTATACAAATCAAGGATCTGCTTTCTATTAAACATATGGCCATAATCATCCACAGCTGCGCTAACGCACCTCAAGCAAAACAACAGCTGCCAGAACTCATAAAAGGGCTAGAAGCCAATATTAAATATCATCTAGAGAACTCGGGAACAGATCATAACATTGATCTGTACCATGTATATAGCATACTACACGGGGTCAACGCAGCGGAATATCGCAATGCAGATCTAGACATCCTACTTAAACGCACAGCTATACGAGGTTTCAAAGCAGTCTATAACAATGCAAATGGAGCGTTGCACAGACCATTTGCTTTTGAGGATGTTGTGGGTATCATACACGGACTGATACAAACAAACCTAGACCTGGATAAAACAGAGATTATCCTGATGCACGACTTATTTCTGCAATTGTACAATCACAATGTAGATACCAAGGCGGCGATTACACCAAGAGCGTTTGCTATAGGGGTGAACTCCCTTGAAAGACTTGGGTGCCATAGTCACAAGTTAGGCACTGCAGCAGCAGAGTATATCCAGAAGAACGTAGCACTCATGGACAATATGAAAGATGTAGCCATGATATATTGTGCTCTCGTGAAATTGCATTCCGTGCTGCAATGTAGCACTGGAGCTACTGAGTATGATAGCAGCATTCAATGCCCAGCAGTGGTTGGTACCGATGGACTAATTGCTGCATACGATCTAATGCATATTACAGCAGTGGTAATGCAGCACCTTATCGCAAACCAGGGAATGTTTGCATCATATGCAATCGATGCCCAAAGCCTAGCGAATATAGCTGCCCACGCAGGATATTATGCAGAATTGGACTCCAAACTCATGATGCAATACAAGTCATTCGTATCAATGGCTGTATCTAGGGTCATGCAGAGGGATAGAGTAGATGCCAGCTCACTGGTAAACCTTATGCGAGCAGCAATTAAAATACAGCACTGGGATGATGCATTGCTTATGGTAACAGCAAAAGGTGCCAAGGGCATAGGGATGATAAGTAATCCAATTGATTTTGCAAGGTTCCTATACAATATAAACGCACTGGAATCAGCAATTAAAACTAAGTCAATGACACAATTAATGCAGTCAACGGCAGTTACCAACATGCTGTACTTCAAAGATAGACTAGAAAGACCACCGGTAACAGTGAAACCGAAAGCTAAACGCATACGCAGCTTGAAGGAACTTATAAAAGCAGAATGTAAGTCAGAGGATACCGAGGAAAAGATCTATTTGTACAATGACCTGGATAAACACTTCAGGGGCATAGAAGGGTTCAAAATCGCAGCTAAAATGCTATTGGCAGTAGGAAATTTCAGCGGGCATAAAGTAGCATATGATATTGCACAGTATATTGTAAAAATGATGCACAAATGCGGTATAGAGGCTTGTGATTTGGACACCATCGGAGCCGCAGCAACGGGACTCTACAG GTTCAGGATTAAGGACACTGAACTGTTACAAAAGATGGCATTAAACGTGTTGACACAACTGTCAAAACAGCCATCACCTAATACAGTGGTACAGATACTTGTGGCGTACGCGAAATTAGGATGCCCAGTAAACAGGGATATTAACAGGACCTTAATCATATCACCCGGTGTAAAGAGGCCCACAAAATCACGTATATGGCAACAGGAACAAAGAATCTACGAGGATATGTTCCGTAAAGCGGTGATATACATAACGACACGTGGGAACATGGAACACATGAATACACAAGCGGCCGTAAACTGTATGTTCGCACTGACACTTGCCGGTATAGGGCATAAAATGCCATCGTATCTATACCATTTAGTACTCCATATACGGAAAAAATATAGAAAAAACGAATCATGCCCCGAAATGAATAAGCAACTGAAGATAGCAACATTAGTCCTAAAGATAAGATCCAGAAGAAACAGGTTACTCCATCGAGAAATACAGAAACTATCCAAGCTACTGGATAAAACTTCTAATCCACAAACATCGAGTACAGTGGCACTCTCAG GGCTACACAGAGCTGTTTGGAAATATCTAGGGAATAACGCGAACATAAAGTGTGAAGTGCCATGCAATCaatccatataccacagCGATATCGTAATTAAAAACAGTGCCACGAAGACGCACATCGAAGTAGATGGGCCCACACACTTCATGCACGCAACACATGATATGACGCCAATATCCAAACTTAAATACGCAATACTGAAGTTACAGGGTAAACGAGTAATACACGCACCTTACTATTCCTGGGAAACGGCAATGAAGCTGACGAAAATCAACCTGTGCAACAAGAATAGACATTGTGAAACTACCGCATTTAATGATGTATGA
- a CDS encoding GatB/GatE catalytic domain family protein produces the protein MILLPLFSIISIYHFLYSICFVVRDHSRPLVCDTLLDTGLGLRRHSLRSQDEQLLPCSVTGDDSRKSGSGILPGNNLIFGGVEAHIQLSLPTKIFCSCLSTAGGVVLQPTGDINDTSEFPACQGLYRGLSSLVSSLLNTGTGDQNASKGMLSFRDYISVYSNLSNNVFPVAPSQLERFGSQSLYNSVGTNSLTCEVCRGEVGALPQLSPIAILYGLAGCHVFSCTPNRLVSFDRKVYSYPDLPKRYQLTQVHDPIGLNGRIVLGSGRKIPISRVNLEEDTARRVSLDALDYNRSGIGLLEVVTSPVECTVDELVECCSVIYRLSVTSGLSKGLMHEGNLRFDVNISNPSLGTKRVELKNLNSFRRIRRAVLQCISSESWAVGQHVPQDDYLGTSPSPGLPKPDNTPWNNFFKDVLGTSETHDIADPVGVTLKWRGDLKSVGYQRVKSRSTSYLNIRDVNIPTVGLEPTLFDGVTSIVPSNDDTTLDTLVSSYPSVSRVLMATIHNSGHSDLFLAMCRILKDPVLVANWLVNYIIPGLDADSSDAEQLCDVIRAVNDNRLNMITARRILADFLMSGLELNEFLKEHDLVLLDDETTRSLVDDYLLKHVGSLPNSSSITQVVRDIVAHYGYRLSYRTVKDHLLGCIPS, from the coding sequence ATGATACTTTTACCTTTGTTTAGTATCattagtatatatcacTTTCTGTATTCCATATGTTTTGTTGTGAGAGACCATTCTAGGCCGTTAGTATGTGATACTTTATTAGACACTGGTTTAGGATTACGTCGTCATTCATTAAGAAGCCAAGATGAGCAGCTTTTACCATGTTCAGTTACTGGTGACGATTCGCGTAAATCAGGATCTGGTATCTTACCTGGCAACAATCTGATATTCGGTGGTGTCGAAGCGCACATACAGTTAAGTCTACCAACTAAGATATTCTGCAGCTGTTTGAGCACAGCTGGTGGTGTTGTATTACAACCAACAGGGGATATAAATGATACTTCTGAATTTCCTGCATGCCAGGGGCTATATCGCGGATTGAGTTCACTTGTAAGCTCGCTGTTGAATACTGGTACTGGGGACCAAAATGCCTCTAAGGGTATGCTATCATTTCGTGATTACATATCTGTTTACTCGAATTTGAGCAACAATGTGTTTCCAGTGGCACCATCGCAGTTAGAACGTTTTGGATCGCAAAGTTTGTACAACAGTGTTGGGACTAATTCACTGACTTGTGAAGTATGCCGGGGTGAGGTTGGCGCCTTGCCTCAGTTATCTCCAATTGCTATATTGTATGGTCTTGCGGGATGTCATGTTTTTTCATGTACTCCGAATCGATTAGTTTCATTTGACCGCAAGGTCTATTCGTACCCCGATTTACCTAAGCGTTATCAGTTAACTCAGGTACATGACCCTATAGGATTAAATGGGCGCATAGTGCTTGGCAGCGGTCGTAAAATTCCAATTTCTCGTGTGAATCTTGAGGAAGACACTGCTCGCAGGGTATCACTTGACGCTCTGGACTACAACCGCAGTGGTATTGGTTTACTTGAGGTGGTGACATCTCCTGTTGAATGCACTGTTGACGAGCTTGTTGAGTGTTGTTCAGTTATATATCGTCTGTCAGTTACCAGTGGCTTATCCAAGGGTTTGATGCATGAGGGCAATCTGAGATTCGACGTTAACATATCGAATCCATCTTTGGGCACCAAACGTGTCGAGCTGAAGAATTTGAACTCATTTCGTCGCATACGTCGTGCTGTTTTGCAGTGCATTTCTTCTGAATCCTGGGCCGTTGGTCAACATGTTCCCCAAGATGACTACTTGGGTACATCACCTTCGCCTGGATTACCAAAACCCGATAACACGCCATGGAACAATTTTTTCAAGGATGTACTGGGCACTTCTGAGACTCATGATATTGCTGACCCTGTAGGTGTTACTTTAAAGTGGCGTGGCGACTTAAAATCTGTAGGATACCAGCGCGTAAAATCGCGCAGTACATCTTACCTTAACATTCGTGATGTCAACATACCTACAGTTGGTTTGGAACCAACGCTATTCGATGGTGTGACATCCATTGTCCCATCTAACGATGATACGaccctggataccttgGTATCAAGTTATCCAAGTGTATCTCGAGTATTGATGGCCACCATACACAACAGTGGTCATTCAGATCTCTTCTTAGCCATGTGTCGAATATTGAAGGACCCAGTCTTGGTTGCCAACTGGTTGGTCAACTATATTATACCCGGCCTAGATGCGGACAGTTCTGATGCTGAGCAGTTATGCGACGTGATCCGTGCGGTCAATGACAACAGATTGAACATGATCACTGCACGTCGCATTTTAGCTGATTTCTTAATGAGTGGTCTGGAGTTAAATGAGTTTCTGAAGGAGCATGATTTGGTCCTACTGGATGATGAGACTACTAGGTCACTGGTTGATGATTATTTGTTGAAGCATGTTGGGTCATTACCCAATTCATCGTCAATAACTCAGGTTGTGCGTGATATTGTAGCTCACTATGGCTACCGGTTAAGTTACCGCACCGTTAAGGACCATTTGCTGGGATGCATACCTTCTTAG
- a CDS encoding Hus1-like family protein, whose protein sequence is MKFRGQFNMGNLHHFVGCLLSLSRLAVEQSDMFNSLLRITRDKVSIISKTVLHSEGYLEINTDELFNTGYSLTGDKDDTIALNISVNSLFETLNAAVNSDTATLKLKRNGETTTLSVTFPDRTLPSISITLDIVIMPTKEYIKSDSVMPMIPPCRWNIGITKCQSLICYLETAHKMGNEYTEFEVYTRGKEQTICTPMNDADEVIEKRFKPNSDKPLRTTIKKNRIIHSSKHSDSDSSDIECEATDVMLKVKAPGLLAELETTFQGLQAFSSYDTSKPKINPHIRPKTVLRTDSIYSLCKNAVDSIIYNKHEALLVVAIPDDYEATEWTYFILSVTALESCQMVFSIHNYVH, encoded by the exons atgaaattcaGGGGTCAATTTAATATGGGCAACCTACACCATTTTGTAG GGTGCCTTTTGTCACTCAGCAGACTAGCAGTTGAACAGTCAGATATGTTCAACTCATTGTTGCGGATAACAAGAGATAAGGTTTCAATCATCAGTAAAACGGTGCTGCACTCAGAAGGATACCTCGAAATTAATACC GATGAACTGTTCAACACAGGATACTCTTTAACAGGTGATAAGGATGATACAATCGCATTAAATATTAGTGTCAACTCACTGTTCGAAACTCTGAACGCAGCTGTTAACAGCGATACCGCCACACTCAAACTCAAAAG AAATGGAGAAACAACAACGCTATCAGTGACATTCCCTGATCGTACACTACCCAGTATATCTATCACACTG GATATCGTCATCATGCCAAcaaaagaatatataaaatcgGACTCCGTAATGCCAATGATACCACCATGTAGA TGGAACATTGGAATCACCAAATGCCAGAGCCTAATATGCTACCTAGAAACAGCTCATAAAATGGGAAACGAGTATACAGAATTCGAAGTATATACAAGAGGAAAAGAACAGACAATCTGCACACCAATGAACGAT GCCGATGAAGTAATTGAGAAAAGGTTTAAACCAAATAGCGATAAACCATTAAGGACTACTATCAAAAAAAATAGAATCATACATTCATCAAAACATAGCGATAGTGACAGCTCGGATATAGAATGTGAAGCAACAGATGTAATGTTAAAAGTTAAAGCAC CCGGACTGCTAGCTGAATTAGAAACCACATTTCAAGGACTGCAAGCGTTTTCGTCATATGATACCTCAAAACCAAAAATAAATCCTCATATAAGACCGAAAACAGTACTAAGGACTGACTCCATATATAGCCTATGCAAG AACGCAGTTGACTccatcatatataataaacatgaAGCACTACTGGTTGTTGCAATACCAGACGACTACGAAGCGACAGAGTGGACATACTTCATATTGTCAGTGACAGCCCTGGAAAGCTGCCAAATGGTATTCAGCATACACAACTATGTCCATTAA